A section of the Cololabis saira isolate AMF1-May2022 chromosome 6, fColSai1.1, whole genome shotgun sequence genome encodes:
- the LOC133445556 gene encoding olfactory receptor 2A14-like — MLNSTSSSFPYFILGAYMEVGRLKYLYFVIISLFYVAVIVANTSIITVICCTRSLHEPMFLFLLSLFVNELYGSIGLFPVLLLQVLSDVHTVPVPLCYLQIFCLFSYVNVEFCNLAVMSYDRYVAICHPLEYNTRMSATTVMVLIVVVWFYSFVKVFITLFLNLRLTLCGNVIYSLYCHNYLVVKLACSDITVNNIYGLFSTVLSVLVPLLPILFSYIKILRVCSAASTQTRRKAVSTCTPHLTSLLNFSFGCLFEILQSRFDRTGPPSVLQLIMSLYFLMLQPLLNPLMFGLQMSKIRNACKHFLNKKKLTDHREPMSQRVKLEKCISSPRSTITGSPQGCVLSPLLFSLYTTNCVSLHPSVKLLKFADNTTLVGLISRCDELAYRREIEWLLSWCCHNNLELNNCKTVEMVVEFRRNAAPPLPIMLGDTQVDSVDSFRFLGITITRDLKWELNSTALLKKAQKRLFFLRQLRKFRLPRTMMAQFYKAIIESILTHSIITWFPATAARDLHKLQRVTSSAERVIGCPLTSRKSLYDSRALKRARKIMADPSHPGHGLFTVLPSGRRLRLPKAVKARHILSFFPSAARLINDSGAPEVWL; from the exons ATGTTGAATTCAACTTCTTCATCTTTTCCTTACTTCATCCTTGGAGCTTACATGGAGGTTGGAAGGttgaagtacttgtactttgtGATTATTTCCCTGTTTTACGTTGCCGTCATTGTTGCCAACACATCCATCATCACAGTGATCTGCTGCACCAGGAGCCTCCATGAACCCATGTTTCTGTTCCTGCTCAGTCTGTTTGTGAACGAGCTGTACGGCAGCATCGGCCTGTTCCCGGTCCTGCTGCTCCAGGTCCTCTCTGATGTTCACACCGTTCCTGTTCCGCTCTGCTACCTGCAGATCTTCTGCTTGTTCTCGTATGTCAATGTTGAGTTCTGTAACCTGGCCGTCATGTCTTATGACAGGTATGTGGCCATCTGTCATCCTCTAGAATACAACACTCGTATGTCAGCCACCACAGTGATGGTCTTAATTGTGGTGGTGTGGTTTTACAGCTTTGTCAAAGTTTTTATCACTTTATTCCTTAACTTGCGCCTGACGCTGTGTGGGAACGTCATCTACAGCCTGTACTGCCATAACTACCTGGTGGTGAAGTTGGCGTGTTCTGACATCACGGTCAACAACATTTATGGGCTGTTCAGTACCGTCCTCAGCGTCTTAGTCCCTCTGCTTCCAATCCTGTTTTCTTACATAAAAATCCTCAGAGTCtgttctgctgcttccacacAGACCAGGAGGAAAGCCGTCAGCACTTGCACGCCTCATCTCACCTCCCTCCTCAACTTTTCTTTTGGATGTTTGTTTGAGATTCTTCAGAGCAGGTTTGATAGGACCGGTCCTCCCAGTGTGCTGCAGCTTATCATGTCTCTGTACTTTCTGATGCTTCAGCCTCTCCTGAATCCGCTCATGTTTGGTTTGCAGATGTCCAAAATAAGAAATGCGTGCAAACATTTCCTCAATAAGAAGAAGCTGACTGATCACAGAGAGCCCAT GTCCCAGCGGGTGAAGCTGGAGAAGTGCATCTCCAGCCCCAGGTCCACCATTACCGGCTCCCCGCAGGGCTGCGTTCTGTCCCCTCTCCTATTCTCCCTGTACACCACCAACTGCGTTTCCCTCCACCCCTCGGTCAAGCTTCTAAAGTTCGCTGACAACACCACCCTGGTGGGCCTCATCTCTAGGTGTGACGAGTTGGCCTACAGGAGGGAGATCGAGTGGTTGCTGAGCTGGTGCTGCCACAACAACCTGGAACTTAACAACTGCAAGACAGTGGAGATGGTTGTGGAATTCAGGAGGAATgcagcccctcccctccccaTCATGCTGGGAGACACACAGGTGGACTCTGTGGACTCTTTCCGCTTTCTGGGAATCACCATCACCAGGGACTTGAAATGGGAACTGAATTCCACGGCGCTCCTGAAAAAAGCCCAGAAAAGACTGTTCTTCCTCCGACAGCTGAGGAAATTCAGGCTGCCAAGGACCATGATGGCCCAATTTTACAAGGCTATCATTGAATCCATTCTCACCCACTCCATCATCACCTGGTTCCCCGCTACAGCAGCAAGGGACCTCCACAAGCTGCAGCGAGTGACAAGCTCTGCGGAGAGAGTGATTGGCTGCCCGTTGACCTCCCGGAAGTCCCTGTACGACTCCAGGGCATTGAAGAGGGCTAGGAAGATCATGGCCGATCCCTCTCACCCTGGCCATGGCCTCTTCACCGTCCTCCCCTCTGGTAGGAGGCTGAGGCTACCTAAGGCTGTGAAAGCCCGCCACATACTCAGCTTCTTCCCCTCAGCTGCCAGGctgatcaatgactcaggtGCCCCAGAAGTATGGTTATAG